A DNA window from Halorubrum sp. DM2 contains the following coding sequences:
- a CDS encoding thiamine pyrophosphate-dependent dehydrogenase E1 component subunit alpha, whose product MSESSPDDADPLADEDLYRVLDADGRPLPDATVPDLSDDEFRDIYRDLVTTRRFDERAVSLQRQGRIGTYAPCAGQEGSAVGSTHALAGDDLISYQYREHGAVVVRDLLSEYLPYWMGHESGTEAIADGNVFPLNIGIAAHLPHAVGAAWAFDHRDEGRVVACHFGDGATSEGDFHEAMNFAGVFDTPTLFCCHNNGWAISIPESRQTASDTFAAKATAYGFDGVRVDGMDPLASYAVTRKAAERARSNGGDGEGGDAPRPTLIEFVEYRFGAHTTADDPSAYRDPDKVDPWRALDPIDRMEAFLRETGRIDDEGVEAVRTEADDVVADAIDFAESVEAEPSNMFEYAYAELSPEVRRQRDELLAAVEEHGEEAFLREE is encoded by the coding sequence ATGAGCGAATCCAGTCCCGACGACGCCGACCCCCTCGCCGACGAGGACCTCTACCGCGTCCTCGACGCGGACGGCCGACCCCTGCCGGACGCGACGGTGCCGGACCTCTCGGACGACGAGTTCCGCGATATCTACCGCGATCTGGTCACCACGCGCCGGTTCGACGAGCGCGCGGTCAGCCTCCAGCGACAGGGGCGGATCGGGACGTACGCGCCCTGCGCGGGCCAGGAGGGCTCGGCGGTCGGGTCGACGCATGCGCTCGCGGGCGACGACCTGATCTCCTACCAGTACCGCGAACACGGCGCGGTCGTCGTCCGCGACCTGCTCTCCGAGTACCTCCCCTACTGGATGGGACACGAGTCCGGGACGGAGGCGATCGCCGACGGGAACGTCTTCCCGCTGAACATCGGGATCGCGGCGCATCTCCCGCACGCGGTCGGCGCGGCGTGGGCGTTCGACCACCGGGACGAAGGCCGGGTCGTCGCCTGTCACTTCGGGGACGGCGCGACCAGCGAGGGCGACTTCCACGAGGCGATGAACTTCGCGGGCGTGTTCGACACGCCGACGCTCTTCTGTTGTCACAACAACGGCTGGGCCATCTCGATCCCCGAGTCGCGCCAGACCGCGAGCGACACCTTCGCGGCGAAAGCGACCGCCTACGGTTTCGACGGCGTCCGCGTCGACGGCATGGACCCGCTCGCGAGCTACGCGGTCACGCGGAAGGCCGCCGAGCGGGCGAGATCGAACGGCGGCGACGGAGAGGGAGGAGACGCGCCGCGCCCGACCCTGATCGAGTTCGTCGAGTACCGGTTCGGCGCGCACACCACCGCCGACGACCCGAGCGCCTACCGCGACCCGGACAAGGTGGATCCGTGGCGCGCGCTCGACCCGATCGACCGCATGGAGGCGTTCCTCCGCGAGACCGGTCGGATCGACGACGAGGGGGTCGAGGCGGTCCGGACCGAGGCCGACGATGTCGTCGCCGACGCGATCGACTTCGCGGAGTCCGTCGAGGCCGAGCCGAGCAACATGTTCGAGTACGCCTACGCCGAGCTCTCGCCGGAGGTCCGCCGCCAGCGCGACGAGCTCCTCGCGGCGGTCGAGGAACACGGCGAGGAAGCGTTCCTGCGCGAGGAGTGA